A single genomic interval of Penicillium psychrofluorescens genome assembly, chromosome: 2 harbors:
- a CDS encoding uncharacterized protein (ID:PFLUO_002948-T1.cds;~source:funannotate): MSILLQYRRVFSTTPRMRLACYILIGFLAAYGTWTIISAWANCVPVAKFWYPDIPGFCLNKEALWFSNSAVHILTDLLILIYPMPVLQSLQLPRKQKVALMGIFALGGFVMITSILRLKSLLVISKSTDPTYDNVGAATWSAVECNVAIICACLPGTRAFFAKLFPHIFSTRSGGYKSQSSRFTRPSRTGRSANLTNYPTTQIQASVVGGRRDSEYDLDDLSHSGSSSVGFMKESESKEGSAGIKVTTFMTQESISNTAAAGHNHRGMDADSTRDLVQRPSADSF, translated from the exons CAATACCGACGCGTCTTCTCGACAACACCACGCATGCGCTTGGCCTGCTACATCTTGATCGGGTTTCTCGCTGCTTATGGCACTTGGACAATCATCAGCGCCTGGGCCAATTGTGTCCCTGTCGCCAAGTTCTGGTACCCAGATATTCCGGGCTTTTGTCTGAACAAGGAGGCATTGTGGTTTTCTAACTCGGCCGTCCACATCCTTACCGATCTCTTGATCTTGATATACCCCATGCCGGTACTACAGTCTTTGCAGCTGCCAAGGAAGCAGAAGGTGGCTCTTATGGGTATCTTTGCTCTCGGTGGATT TGTCATGATCACAAGTATCCTCCGCTTGAAGagcctcctcgtcatctccaaATCAACCGACCCAACCT ACGACAACGTCGGCGCCGCCACCTGGTCCGCGGTAGAATGCAACGTGGCCATAATCTGCGCCTGCCTTCCCGGCACACgcgccttcttcgccaaaCTCTTCCCACACATCTTCTCCACCCGCAGCGGCGGCTACAAGAGCCAGAGCAGCAGGTTCACCCGGCCCTCGCGCACCGGCCGCAGCGCAAACCTCACCAACTATCCAACAACCCAAATCCAAGCCtccgtcgtcggcggccgtcGCGATTCCGAATATGACCTGGACGACTTGTCGCACTCGGGCTCTTCAAGTGTCGGCTTTATGAAGGAGAGTGAATCTAAAGAAGGTAGTGCCGGCATTAAGGTTACGACGTTTATGACCCAGGAGTCTATTTCGAATACAGCTGCGGCTGGTCATAATCATAGGGGGATGGATGCTGATAGCACGAGGGATTTGGTGCAAAGGCCGAGTGCGGATAGCTTTTGA